From the genome of Cystobacter fuscus DSM 2262:
GCCGCTGCGCGAGCGGCCCGAGGACATCCCCATGCTGGCGCGGCACTTCGTGACCCGGCATGGGACGCGGGTGAACAAGCGCGTGAGGGGCCTGGAGGACAGCGCCCTGCGCGCGCTCACCCGCTATGCCTGGCCGGGCAACGTGCGCGAGTTGGAGAACGTCATCGAGCAGTCGCTCGTCTTCGCCGAGGGGGAGACGCTCGCCGCCACGGACCTGCCGGCGCACCTCTCCCAGCTTCCCCCGCGCTCCGACGCCGGCCTGCCCGTGCCCACCGGCGACCGGCCCCTGCCCGACATCCTCGAGGACCTGGAGCGCCAGCTCATCTCCCGCGCCTACGAGAAGGCCGGCGGCGTGAAGACGGAGACGGCCCGTCTGCTCGGCATCAAGACGTCCGCGCTCTACTACAAGCTGGAGAAGTACGGCTTCATCTCCAAGGGCGACCCTCCCGAGGACTCCTGACGCGGGGCGCCGTGGACCCCTCCCCTCGAAAATCCACTGCCCCCGGCCTCCCCTGGCGGATTTCCACGGGACGGTGCCCCGGCCCCGCCCGTCCCCCCTGGCCGAACCCCCTGGAACCACGCGGGTTGCATGGGAAACGGCTCGCCTCGCCGTGTAGTGGCCCTGGCATCCGTCTTGCTGATAGGAATCGGGTGATGAAGCGCGTCCTGCTCGCCCTGTGGCTGTGTCTCGTGCCGGGAGGCCCCGTGTGGGCGGCCTCTGGTCTGGACGCGCCGCGGACGCAGGCCCAGGAAGCGCGCGCCCGGGTGCGCGAGTTGCGCGAGCAACAGCAGGTGCTGCGCGCGGAGTTGAACACCCTGGCCGGACGCATCGAGCAGCTCAAGGCCGGGCAGAAGGGCCGGCTGGTGGCGGGCTCGGAGCTGGAGCAGGCGCTGCAACGCTCGCAGGAGCTGTCCGGACAGCTCACGGGGCTGGCCCAGTCACTCGCCGGGGCCGAGTCCGAGGCGGAGCGGCGCCACCTGGCGTTGCACACGGCGCTCTCCGCGGAGCTCGACCGGGTGCGCGCGGCCTGGGACGCCACGAGCGATCGGCGGGCGCGGGCCGGACTGCTCGAGCGCATGCGCACCCTGCGCGCCGAGCGCGATGCGGTGCGCACCGCGCTGCCCCCCTCCCAGGTGCCGACGCTGCCCGAGGCGGCCACGAGCGATGACACCGAGGATCTGCTGGAGCAGGCGGACGCGCTGCGCGACACCGAGGACAAGGTGAAACAGCGGCTCCAGGCGCTGCGGGCCCGCCTCACCGAGGTGCGCGAGGAGCGGGAGCTGGAGCGGCGCATGAGCGACTTCCTCGGCGAGGAGTCCATGTTCGACGAGCAGGACCGGCGCCTGCGCCTGAGCATCGACTCCACCACGAGGAACGTCTCGGTGAGCGCCACCCCGCGCACCGGGCTCCCAGCGCTCGTGGCGAGGGACGAAGCCCCCGCCGGGGGAATTGGGTCGGGGGGAGTCTCGCCTCCGATGTCGCCAGGGAGCGGCACGAACGACCCCGTGGACCCGGCCCCGCCATCCGGGCCTCCGAGCGGCCCCGGCACGGGCGACCCCTACAACTACAACAACGGGACGCCCCCGGTCCCCCAGGCCATCGACAACCGCCCGCAGGTGGGCACGGTGCGTGCCCAGGTGCTCGCCAGTGACTTCCCGGAGGACGTCCGGGGCCTGGAGCAGGAAGCCGCGCGGCTCGAGTCGCTCGCTCGAGAGCTGGACTCGCGCGCGGACTCGCTGGAGCGCCGCGCGCGAGAGCTGCGCTAGCTCACCTTCCCGCGAGCCAGGGGCCTCGGATTCAATGTCCCTGCTGACGAACATGTTCGTTACGAACTTGTTTTCGACGAACATGTTCGTTAGAAGGGGGGGCATGAGTTCGACCCCACCACCCACCAGCCGTCGTGAGCGCCCAGCCAAGCCGGCGCTCACCCGCCAGAGCATCGTGAGTGCCGCCCTGGACGTGGTCCGCGAGGAAGGACTGGAGCGGCTGACCATGCGCCGGCTGGCCACCGAGCTGGATACGGGCGCGGCGTCGCTCTACGTCTACTTCCGCAACGTCGCCGAGCTACACGCCGGCGTGCTCGACGAGCTGCTGGGCACCGTCGACCTCGGCGGTGGGAAGGGCGACTGGCGAACCCGGCTCGTCGGGGTGCTGCGCTCCTACACCCAGGTGCTGTTCGAGCAGCCCAGCCTCGCCCGGTCCGCGATGGTCTCCCGTCCCTCGGGACCGCACTACCTGGCATTGCTGGAGAGGCTGCTGGCCCTCCTCGCCGAGGGCGGCGTGCCCGACGCCCAGGCGGCGTGGGGGGTCGATCTGCTCCTGCTGTATGCCACGAGCACGGCGGTCGAGCATGGCTCCCGCGGTGAGGCCGGGAACGAAGAGGACGAGGTCAACGTCCTGGCCGCCACGCTGCGCACCCTCTCGGCGGCCAGTCACCCACACATCGCCGCGCTCGGTGACGACCTGTTGTCCGGCCCCGGCACCGACCGCCTCACCTGGGGTTTCGACGTCCTGCTCAACGGAATCGCGCGCACCTCCAGACCGCGGCGCTGACGCCCCCCCCCCCCGCAGCACGACCCACCACATCGAAAGACCCTACTCATGACCGCGACCCCCTCGATCACCATCGTCGGAGCCGGACTGGGCGGATTGACCCTTGCCCGCGTCCTGACCCGCTCCGGCATCCACGCCACCCTCTACGATCTCGACGCCTCACCCACTGCCCGCCACCAGGGCGGAATGCTGGACATCCACGAGGACTCCGGCCAGCGAGCCCTGCGTGAGGCCGGGCTGTTCGAGCAGTTCCTGCCGCTGATCCAACCTGGCGGCGAGGAGCTGCGCATCCTGGACAAGAACGCGACCGTGCGCCTGGCCCACGAGGGCGGAGGGGGCCGGCCCGAGGTCGAGCGCGGCGCGCTGCGCGACCTCCTGCTGTCCTCCCTGCCCGAGGGCACGGTCCGCTGGGGCTCCAAGGTCACCGCCATCCGCGCGCTGGGCGACGGCCGGCACCAACTGACGCTGGGCAACGGGGACGTGGTCGACACCGAGCTGCTGATCGGCGCCGACGGAGCCTGGTCCAAGGTCCGTCCCCTCGTGTCGGCGGCCGTGCCGGTCTACTCGGGGCTGTCCTTCATCGAGGCCCACCTGAACGAGGCCGACACCCGGCATCAAGCCAGCGCCGCCCTCGTGGGCCGAGGCTCGATGTTCGCGCTGGGCGCGCACAAGGGAATGCTCGCCCACCGCGGAGGCAAGGGCGAGCTGCACGTCTACATCGCGCTGATGAAGCCGGCCGACTGGGCGGCCTCCCTCGACGTCACCGACCCGGCCGCCATCAAGGCCCACCTGCTGAAGCACTTCGCCGGCTGGGACGACTCGCTGCTCGCGCTGATCTCCGACGCCGACGACCACCTCGTGCCCCGGCCCATCCACGCCCTGCCGGTCGGGCATTCCTGGCCCCGGACGCCGGGGGTCACCCTGCTCGGCGACGCCGCCCACCTGATGTCGCCCTTCGCCGGGGAGGGCGCCAACCTGGCCATGCTCGACGGGGCCGAACTCGGGAGGGCGCTCGTCACCCACCCGGGCGACGTGGAAGCAGCGCTGGCGGCGTACGAGCGGGAGCTGTTCCCCCGGAGCGAGAAGTCGGCCGCCGAGTCCGCCGCCAACCTCATCGAGTTCTTCAAGCCCGACGCCCCCCAGGGCATCCTGGACATGATGGCCCGGTACGCCGCGGTTGGCTGACCGACTCACCGCCCCACGAGCACATCCAGCTTCACGTCGGCCTGCAGGCGCACCTCGCGTGACGGCATGCGGCCCTTGCCCCTCACGATCAGGCTCATGGACGGAGCGGCGAGGAAGGGCTGCAGCTCCGCATCCGTCAGCTCCAGGAACAGCACGGGATTGGGCGCGCTCAAGTTCAGCGAGGAGATGTTCTGCTTGTGCGCCACCCGCACCTCCCGATCTCCCGAGCGCGCGTAGCATTCCACGGTGTCCAGGAAGGAGAAGTCCTGGTCCGCGGGCGCGAGCACCTTGAGCTGGAAGGAAAAGACGCGCGCGGACGTCACGCGATCCTTGGTGATGTCCAGGTTCTGGAAGTCCTGGTTCCGGTTGAAGTCGAGGTTGGTGAAGCTGCCAAAGGCCGGGAAGGCGTCGAGCGGGGTGCCGGTGTCGCTCGGGGGAGCGGCGGGAATGGTCGTCTCGCCCTTGAGATTGGCGACATACGAGGGGGACGCGCAGGCCACGAGCGCGAGCAGGGCACACATGGGGAGCACGAAAGGGGGGCGCATGGGGCGGGAATCTACCGGCCCGCCGGGGAGACGTCACCGAGGCCCCCGTGAAGCCCCCTGGGAGGCCGATCCTCATCGTGGACAGGGCGGGCTTGGCCCGGAGTATGGTGCGCCCGCTTGAAACGCATCCTCTCCACGCTCCTGGTGCTGGTCGTGGCGCGGGCCGGTGGTGCGCGGGCCGCCGACGTGGAGGGACGCCTGCGCGTGACGAGCCGGGTGCTGTGGGATGGCAACGCGCCGCGCGACTTCTCCCAACGAGGCATCTCCCGTGACACCTCGGATGGGGTGTTCAGCCTGCTCGCCTCGGCCGAGGGCCGCTACACCGCCGAGCGCTGGCAGCTCGTGGGCCGCTACGACGGGGGCGCTCGCGTCTACCTCGGCTACACCCAGGAGAACACGCTCGTGCAAGCCGCCGCGCTGGAGGGCTCGCACGCGCTGGGCGAGTCGCTCGGCCTGGGCGTGGAGGGACGTGCCAAGGACCGGCGAGGAGGAAGCCGCGAGTACACGGACCTGGCGGCCTCGGCCTTCGCCGAGTACGTCCCGGACGCGCGGCTCGCCCTGCGCCTGCGCCTGGGCGCCCACCGCTTCGTGTACCGTCCGGACTCCGCCGCGAACTTCGGCAGCCCCGAGCTGGGAGTGCTCGCGCGCTACCGGCTCGACCGCCGCCATGCCTTCAGCCTCACCGGGGAGTACGGCGCGCGCCGCTACGACTCGGCCGCGCGCCTGGCCCCGGCGGAGCCCCCGCGGATGACGGCTCAACGCGCGGACACGGCCCTGCTCGCGAGCGTGGGCTACACCTACAAGGGCCCCCTGACGCTGGGGCTCGCGTACACCTACGCGGAGAACAACTCCAACAGCTTCGGCGAGTCGGTGCACCGCCACCGGCTGAGCGCCACCCTGGGGATGCGCCTGCCCTGGAAGCTGACGCTGCTGGCCCAGGGCGCGCTCGGGCTCAACCTCTACCCGGATGGCGTCTACCTGTCGCCGGAGATCACCCTGCTCGAGGAGGACGAGGCGCAGAACATGCTGTCGGTGCGGCTGGTGCGGCCGCTGAACGACTGGCTCGACGTGGAACTGTCCTCGGCCATCTATGGCAGCAGCCGGATGCCCACCACGGGCCTGTCCTACTTCCGCCCCGTGGTGGGCGTGGGCCTGACCTGGCGGCCCTGACGCCCGCTCACTCCAGCCCGGACAGCCGCTCGTCGATCTCCTCGGCGAGGCTCGCGTGGCTCTGGGCGAGCGCCGTGTCGCGGGCGCGGGTGAGCACCTCGCGCGCCCGGGACGTCTGCCCGGCTCCAGAGTAGGCGTCTCCCAGGGACACCAGGGCGGCGGCGTACTGGGGATCCAGGCGGACGGCGGTCTCCAGGGCCTCGGCCGCCTCGGCGTAGCGCCGCGCCTCCAACAGGGCCTTGCCCAGGGAGAAGTGCGCCATGGGGGCGTCGGGGAACTGGGCGGCCATCTTCTTGAACTGCTCCAACCGGGCGTCGCTCATGGCGGGGTGATAGAGGAGAGGCATGTCCGTTGCCAAGCAAGACGTGCGCTCCCTCGCCGAGGCCGCCCGCAAGGCCTCGCGCGTGCTCGCCTCCGCCCCCACCGCCCAGAAGGACGAGGCCCTGCGTGCCATGGCCCGCCACCTGCGCGCCGCCCTGCCCTCGCTGCTGGCCGCCAACGCCGAGGACGTGGCCGCCGCGCGCGCCGCGGGCAAGCCCCCGGCCTTCCTGGACCGGCTCCTGCTGGACGCCGCACGGGTGGAGGCCATGGCCCGGGCGGTGGAGGAGGTGGCGAACCTGAAGGATCCGGTGGGCGAGCGGACGGAGGAGTGGGACCGGCCCAACGGCCTGCACGTGAGCAAGGTGCGGCTGCCGCTGGGGGTGGTGCTGATGATCTACGAGGCCCGGCCCAACGTGACGAGCGACGCGGCGGCGCTGTGCCTCAAGAGTGGCAACGCGGCGCTCCTGCGCGGAGGCAGCGAGGCGGCGCGCTCCAACGCGGCCATCGCGGCGGCGCTGGGGGCGGGGCTCACCGAGGTGGGGCTGCCGGCCGCGAGCATCCAGCCGGTGCCCCCGGGCGAGCGCGAGACGCTGCTGGAGCTGCTCAAGCTCGAGGGCCTCATCGACCTGTGCATTCCCCGGGGCGGCGAGAGCCTCATCCGCTTCGTGGCGGAGAACGCGCGCATTCCCGTGGTGAAGCACTACAAGGGCGTCTGCCACGTGTACGTGCACGCCGCGGCGGACCTGGAGATGGCCACGCGCATCGTGCTCAACGCCAAGACGAGCCGTCCGGGGGTGTGCAACGCCGCCGAGTGTCTGCTGGTGGACCGGACCATCGCCGGGCGCTTCCTGCCCCAGGTGGGCCGGGAGCTCGCGGCGCGGGGCGTGGAGCTGCGCGCGGACGCGACCTCGGCGGGGATTCTGGGGCAGGCCGGCGTGGCGGCGCGGCCCGCGTCCGAGGAAGACTGGGGCCGGGAGTACCTGGAGCTCATCCTGGCCATCCGGGTGGTGGACGGGCTGGACGAGGCGCTGGAGCACATCGGCCGCTACGGCAGCGAGCACACCGAGGCCATCGTCACGGCGGATGCCGGGGTGGCCGGGCGCTTCACCCGGGAAGCCCAGGCGAGCGCGGTGGTCTGGAACGCCTCCACGCGCTTCAACGACGGGGGAGAACTGGGCCTGGGGGCCGAAATCGGGATTTCCACCAGCCGACTGCACGCCTTTGGACCCATGGGCCTGAGAGAATTGACGAGTCAAAAGTACGTCATCCACGGACAGGGCCAGGTGCGCTAGGGTGCGCCCAGACACGTATGGCGACCAAGAAGACGACGAAGAAGCCGGCGGCGAAGAAGAAGAGCGCGACGAAGACGCCCGCCGCCCGCAAGAAGACGGCCGCGAAGAAGACGACGGCGAAGAAGCTGGCCGTGCGCAAGAAGCCGTCCGTCCGCAAGAAGAAGGCGCCCGCGCCGGCGGCGGCGGCTCCAGCCATCCTGGAGAATCCGCGCGCCCATGCGCTCGCGCGAAAGATCGCCAACCTGCTGTCGGACAAGAAGGCCGTGGACATCGTCATCCTCGACGTGCGCGGCATGACGTCCTACGCCGACTACGTCGTGGTGGCCTCGGGTGAGAGTGACCGGCAGGTGTCCTCCATGGCCGAGCACGTGCTCGTCAAGCTCAAGGAGAGCGAGGGCCTGCGCCCCGTGGGCCACGAGGGCATGGACACCGGCCAGTGGGTGCTCCTGGACTTCGGCGAGGTGGTCGCCCACATCTTCTACTCGGAGATGCGCGCCCACTATGACCTCGAGGGCATCTGGGCCGACGCGCGCCGGGAGAAGGTGGCCTGAAGGTCCGGCTCGTCTCGGTGGGCAGGGATCGCTCGGGCCTCTATGAGCCCGCGGTCCAGGAGTACGCCTCGCGCCTGGCCCACTACACCCGCTTCGAGCTGGTGGAGCTGCCCGAGGCCGGTGGCAAGAAGGGCAAGGCCACGGACGCCCGCGCGCTCGAGGCCGACGCCCTGCTCGCTCGCAGGAAGCCGCAAGACTTGCTGGTGGCGCTCGACGAGCGGGGCAAGCTGCTCGACTCGGTGGAGTTCAGCCGCTACGTGGGCCGGGCCCGGGATGGCGCGAAGGATCTCCTCCTCGTCATCGGTGGGGACGAGGGGCTGGACGAGCGGGTGCGGCAGTCGGCCGACCTCATCCTCTCACTGTCGAAGATGACGCTGCCGCACCGCCTGGCGCGCGTGGTGCTGGTGGAGCAGCTCTACCGCGCCTTCACGCTCCTCAAGGGCGAGCCGTACCACAAATAGCCCGCCCCGCCCGGCGCGTCAGACAGCGCGCGCCGCGCGCGTCCAGGGGCGGCATGAACTCCACCCTGCCCCGCGTCCGTGTCATCGCCTCGCCCCAGTCGTGGGTGGAGGGAGAAGCCCTGCGTCAACTCGAGGCCGCCGCGCGGCTTCCCGGCATGCGCTCCGCGGTGGGCCTGCCAGACCTGCACCCGGGCAAGGGCGCTCCCGTGGGCGCCGCGTTCACCTCGCAAGGCGTCTTCTATCCCTTCCTGGTGGGCAACGACATCGGGTGCGGCATGGGGCTGTGGGCGTTGGATCTGCCCGCGCGCAAGGCGAAGCCGGAGCGATGGGCCGCGCGACTGGACCTGGAGGGCCCCTGGGAGGGCGACGCGGAGGCGATGCTCGCGGACGCGGGCGTCAGGCCCTGCGGCTTCGAGGCCTCGCTCGGCACCGTGGGCGGCGGCAACCACTTCGCCGAGGTGCAGCGGGTGGAGGCGGTGCACGACGCGAGCACCTTCCAGACGCTGAAGCTGGAGACGGATCGGCTGCTGCTGCTGGTGCACTCCGGCTCGCGGGGCCTGGGAGAACACATCCTGCGCGCGCACGTGGACCGGCATGGCGCGGGGAGCCTCGCGGAGGAGTCGGCCGAGGCGCGCACCTACCTCGCGCGGCATGATCAGGCGGTGGGCTGGGCGCGGGCCAACCGCGCCGCCATCGCCGAGCGGGTGATGCGGGGCGTGAGCGCGGCGGGGCGGCGGGTGCTCGATGTCTGCCACAACAGCGTCACCCCCAAGGAGTGGGAGGGCGGACGGGGCTGGCTGCACCGCAAGGGCGCGGCGCCCTCGGATCAAGGGCCGGTGGTGATTCCCGGCAGCCGCGGCGCGCTGAGCTACCTGGTGCTGCCCCTGGGAGACGGCGAGGACCATGCCCACAGCCTCGCGCACGGGGCGGGCCGCAAGTGGACGCGCACCCATGCCCGCGAGCGCCTGCGCGAGCGCTTCACCCCCGATGCGCTCCTGCGCACCACCTTCAAGAGCCACGTCGTGTGCGAGGACCGCGACCTGCTCTTCGAGGAGGCCCCTCCCGCGTACAAGGCCATCGATCGCGTGGTGGGCGATCTAGTCGATGCTGGACTCGTGCGCGTGGTGGCCACGCTCGCCCCGCTGCTGACCTACAAGACCCGGAGCCGGCGGGAGTAGGCTCGTGCCCGCCATGATCAAGCTCTACCAGTCCCATCCCTCGGGAAATTGCTACAAGATCCGCCTGCTGCTGCACCAGCTCGCCATTCCCTTCGAGACGGTGGAGGTGGACATCGCCGCCGGGCAGACCCGCACGCCGGAATTCAAGGCGAAGAATCCCATCGCCAAGCTGCCCACCGTGGAGCTGGAGCCGGGCGTGTTCCTCGCCGAGTCCAATGCCATCCTCTGGTACTTCGCCGAGGGCACGCCCTTCATCCCCTCGGACAAGCTGGAGCGGGCGCGGATGCTGCAGTGGATGTCCTTCGAGCAGTACAGCCACGAGCCCTACATCGCCGTGGCGCGCGCGTGGGTCTCCCTCTTCGGGATTCCCACGGGCAAGGAGCAGGAACTGGAGGAGCGCATCCACAAGGGCTACGCCGCGCTGGACGTGATGGAGGGCGAGCTCAAGAAGCGCCCCTTCTTCGCCGGAGACACCTACAGCCTCGCGGACATCGCGCTGTATGCCTATACGCACGTGGCGGACGAGGGCCGCTTCGAGCTGGGACGCTACCGGGCCATCCGCGCCTGGTTCGAGCGGGTGCAGGCCCAGCCGCGCCACCTGCGCCTGCGAGACCAGGCATGATGCGAATCCTCCCAGGAGACCTCGACGACCCGCGCGTCATCGGGCTGCTCGACATCCACCTGAAGAGCGCCCGGGAGGAAACGGCACCGGGCAGTGCGCATGCCCTGGATCTCACCGGGCTGCGCGCATCCGGCATCCGCCTCTGGACGATCTGGGAGGACGAGACGCTCCTGGGTGTCGGCGCGCTGAAGCGGCTCTCGCCCGAGCATGGTGAGATCAAATCGATGCATACGGCGCAATCCATGCGCGGCCGGGGCGCAGGGAGCGCCATGTTGCGCCACATCATCGAGACCGCACGGGCCAGCGGCATGTCGCGCCTCAGCCTGGAAACGGGCTCCTGGGACTATTTCCAGCCCGCACGGGCACTCTACAGGAGCCATGGCTTCGTGGAGTGCCCACCGTTCGGCGACTATGTGCTCGACCCGAACAGCGTCTTCATGACGCTCGAACTGTGAGCCCGCCAGCCCGTCCGGAGAGACACCTTGTCAGCGAGGCTTCTTGCCTCCGAGATGAGCCGTGAGCGCGTCGATGAATACCCGCACCTTGGCCGAAAGGCTCCGGTGGCTCGGGTACAGGGCATTGACCTCGGTCGTGTCCGGCTTCGTCTGGGGGAGCACCCGCACCAGTTCGCCAGCGGCAATCGCCTTCTCGGCCATGAAGCGTGGGAGCCTGCCAATACCCGCTCCGCCCATCAGCATCACCAACCCGACCGCGGGCTCCGGGCAAACCGCACGGGGGTAGATGGCGATGTGCTCTTTTCCACGACCAGGGGTATCGAACGTCCACTCCGTCGTTCCATCAATCCTGTCCATGAAATCGTGGCCCGCGAGGTCCGCGACCGAGGTGGGCGTCCCCCGCGCCTTGAGATAGGAGGGACTGGCGCAAAGCCACATCTCCAGTGATGGCAGACGGCGTGCGACGAGCCCGGAATCGACGAGTGAACCCATACGGATCGCCACGTCGATCTCCTGGGCGATCATATCGACGTTGCGATGGTTGAGATCGAGCACCACCCGGACCTCGGGATAGCTCGCGAGGAACGTGGGCAGCATCGGCGCGATCAGGGTGTGGACGTACGAGAGCGGCGCGCTCACCCGCAGGGTGCCGCGCGGTACGCCGACGAAGCCCCCCAGCGCCGTCTCGGCCTCGTCCACGTCGTTCATGATTCGCAAGGCGTGCGGGTGCAGCAGCGCCCCCGCGTCCGTGAGCCGCACATGGCGATTGGATCGTTCCACCAGCGCGGTGCCCACGACGGCCTCCAGCCGGGCGAGTGAACGGCTGACGGACGACTTCGGCATGTTCAACGCTCGCGCGGCGGCCGAGACACTCTTCAAGTCGGCGATGCGCGCGAAGGCGCGCAGATCGGTCAGGTCCAGGTCGAACATGGCCTCGAGCGTTCCAGAACTGGAACATCATGTCCACACCTGGCAACCGCGCTTCCAGTTGGAACGACCCGGGGCTCCCCCTAGAAATGATTGGCAACAGGAACCCAGCAACAGGAACCCGGTATGACCTCAATCCTTCATCAAGACAGACTCTTGTCCCCCGTCACCCTTGGCGCGCTGACACTGCGCAACCGGGTGATCATGTCCCCCATGTCCCGCGTGCGAGCGGATGCGGACCTGGCTCCCCCGGACTTCGTCGCGAGGTATTACGCCCAGCGGGCCAGCG
Proteins encoded in this window:
- a CDS encoding TetR/AcrR family transcriptional regulator codes for the protein MSSTPPPTSRRERPAKPALTRQSIVSAALDVVREEGLERLTMRRLATELDTGAASLYVYFRNVAELHAGVLDELLGTVDLGGGKGDWRTRLVGVLRSYTQVLFEQPSLARSAMVSRPSGPHYLALLERLLALLAEGGVPDAQAAWGVDLLLLYATSTAVEHGSRGEAGNEEDEVNVLAATLRTLSAASHPHIAALGDDLLSGPGTDRLTWGFDVLLNGIARTSRPRR
- a CDS encoding FAD-dependent oxidoreductase, translating into MTATPSITIVGAGLGGLTLARVLTRSGIHATLYDLDASPTARHQGGMLDIHEDSGQRALREAGLFEQFLPLIQPGGEELRILDKNATVRLAHEGGGGRPEVERGALRDLLLSSLPEGTVRWGSKVTAIRALGDGRHQLTLGNGDVVDTELLIGADGAWSKVRPLVSAAVPVYSGLSFIEAHLNEADTRHQASAALVGRGSMFALGAHKGMLAHRGGKGELHVYIALMKPADWAASLDVTDPAAIKAHLLKHFAGWDDSLLALISDADDHLVPRPIHALPVGHSWPRTPGVTLLGDAAHLMSPFAGEGANLAMLDGAELGRALVTHPGDVEAALAAYERELFPRSEKSAAESAANLIEFFKPDAPQGILDMMARYAAVG
- a CDS encoding tetratricopeptide repeat protein, yielding MPLLYHPAMSDARLEQFKKMAAQFPDAPMAHFSLGKALLEARRYAEAAEALETAVRLDPQYAAALVSLGDAYSGAGQTSRAREVLTRARDTALAQSHASLAEEIDERLSGLE
- a CDS encoding glutamate-5-semialdehyde dehydrogenase; its protein translation is MSVAKQDVRSLAEAARKASRVLASAPTAQKDEALRAMARHLRAALPSLLAANAEDVAAARAAGKPPAFLDRLLLDAARVEAMARAVEEVANLKDPVGERTEEWDRPNGLHVSKVRLPLGVVLMIYEARPNVTSDAAALCLKSGNAALLRGGSEAARSNAAIAAALGAGLTEVGLPAASIQPVPPGERETLLELLKLEGLIDLCIPRGGESLIRFVAENARIPVVKHYKGVCHVYVHAAADLEMATRIVLNAKTSRPGVCNAAECLLVDRTIAGRFLPQVGRELAARGVELRADATSAGILGQAGVAARPASEEDWGREYLELILAIRVVDGLDEALEHIGRYGSEHTEAIVTADAGVAGRFTREAQASAVVWNASTRFNDGGELGLGAEIGISTSRLHAFGPMGLRELTSQKYVIHGQGQVR
- the rsfS gene encoding ribosome silencing factor, with translation MATKKTTKKPAAKKKSATKTPAARKKTAAKKTTAKKLAVRKKPSVRKKKAPAPAAAAPAILENPRAHALARKIANLLSDKKAVDIVILDVRGMTSYADYVVVASGESDRQVSSMAEHVLVKLKESEGLRPVGHEGMDTGQWVLLDFGEVVAHIFYSEMRAHYDLEGIWADARREKVA
- a CDS encoding 23S rRNA (pseudouridine(1915)-N(3))-methyltransferase RlmH, with the protein product MKVRLVSVGRDRSGLYEPAVQEYASRLAHYTRFELVELPEAGGKKGKATDARALEADALLARRKPQDLLVALDERGKLLDSVEFSRYVGRARDGAKDLLLVIGGDEGLDERVRQSADLILSLSKMTLPHRLARVVLVEQLYRAFTLLKGEPYHK
- a CDS encoding RNA ligase RtcB family protein yields the protein MNSTLPRVRVIASPQSWVEGEALRQLEAAARLPGMRSAVGLPDLHPGKGAPVGAAFTSQGVFYPFLVGNDIGCGMGLWALDLPARKAKPERWAARLDLEGPWEGDAEAMLADAGVRPCGFEASLGTVGGGNHFAEVQRVEAVHDASTFQTLKLETDRLLLLVHSGSRGLGEHILRAHVDRHGAGSLAEESAEARTYLARHDQAVGWARANRAAIAERVMRGVSAAGRRVLDVCHNSVTPKEWEGGRGWLHRKGAAPSDQGPVVIPGSRGALSYLVLPLGDGEDHAHSLAHGAGRKWTRTHARERLRERFTPDALLRTTFKSHVVCEDRDLLFEEAPPAYKAIDRVVGDLVDAGLVRVVATLAPLLTYKTRSRRE
- a CDS encoding glutathione S-transferase family protein, with protein sequence MIKLYQSHPSGNCYKIRLLLHQLAIPFETVEVDIAAGQTRTPEFKAKNPIAKLPTVELEPGVFLAESNAILWYFAEGTPFIPSDKLERARMLQWMSFEQYSHEPYIAVARAWVSLFGIPTGKEQELEERIHKGYAALDVMEGELKKRPFFAGDTYSLADIALYAYTHVADEGRFELGRYRAIRAWFERVQAQPRHLRLRDQA
- a CDS encoding GNAT family N-acetyltransferase, yielding MMRILPGDLDDPRVIGLLDIHLKSAREETAPGSAHALDLTGLRASGIRLWTIWEDETLLGVGALKRLSPEHGEIKSMHTAQSMRGRGAGSAMLRHIIETARASGMSRLSLETGSWDYFQPARALYRSHGFVECPPFGDYVLDPNSVFMTLEL
- a CDS encoding LysR family transcriptional regulator, which gives rise to MFDLDLTDLRAFARIADLKSVSAAARALNMPKSSVSRSLARLEAVVGTALVERSNRHVRLTDAGALLHPHALRIMNDVDEAETALGGFVGVPRGTLRVSAPLSYVHTLIAPMLPTFLASYPEVRVVLDLNHRNVDMIAQEIDVAIRMGSLVDSGLVARRLPSLEMWLCASPSYLKARGTPTSVADLAGHDFMDRIDGTTEWTFDTPGRGKEHIAIYPRAVCPEPAVGLVMLMGGAGIGRLPRFMAEKAIAAGELVRVLPQTKPDTTEVNALYPSHRSLSAKVRVFIDALTAHLGGKKPR